A stretch of the Abditibacteriaceae bacterium genome encodes the following:
- a CDS encoding GAF domain-containing protein, whose protein sequence is PHRPSDHELRLIDMLAWTAAEFLERHWATAALRESEEKFRQLFNSIDEGFCIVEVFFDESERAVDFVYLETNPVFEAQSGLVNVIGRSVREVIPTLDQFWYDVYSKVALTGESVRFEQEVVELNRKYDIFASRVGGNESRFVASVFRDVSKRRRREANTAFLADISGDLSRLSTIDEIMETVGAKIGAYLRVKSCLFVDVDDARGEVTVFDAWNTSDVPSLRHQTIRLADFINEEFSRAARAGETVVVRDTHADPRGEGKDYTALGIGAFLVVPFHRNGVWTKYLAVTDSQPRDWRDDEIELFRELANRIFPRLDRALAEESLRESEKKYRSLFESMDEGYFLCEVLYNEAGAPADVLYINANEAAAQMVGQDFTGRRLKDINPDYESYWYEIFSRVAETGQAERLQQYADPDQRWYDFYVFKVSEADSRIAVIFQDITDRKRREANLAFLVEIADEFARLSSADEIMQVVGVKIGQHMNLATCSFLDIDETQEKAIIVSYFWGQPGVPVLLGQYRMRDFLTEEFELICRAG, encoded by the coding sequence TCGTCGAAGTATTTTTCGACGAAAGCGAACGCGCGGTTGACTTTGTTTATCTCGAAACGAATCCGGTGTTTGAGGCGCAATCCGGACTGGTAAATGTCATCGGCAGAAGCGTGCGCGAGGTTATTCCAACGCTCGACCAATTCTGGTACGATGTTTACAGCAAAGTCGCGCTGACAGGTGAAAGCGTCCGGTTTGAACAGGAAGTCGTGGAGCTGAACCGCAAGTACGACATTTTCGCCTCGCGCGTTGGCGGCAACGAAAGCCGTTTTGTCGCCTCCGTTTTCCGCGACGTCTCCAAACGCAGGCGCCGTGAAGCAAACACGGCGTTTCTCGCCGACATCAGCGGCGATTTGTCGCGGCTTTCGACCATCGATGAAATCATGGAAACGGTCGGCGCTAAAATCGGCGCGTATCTCCGGGTCAAATCCTGTCTGTTTGTCGATGTAGACGATGCGCGCGGCGAAGTGACGGTATTCGATGCCTGGAACACCTCAGACGTGCCGAGCCTGCGTCATCAGACGATACGCCTCGCCGATTTTATAAATGAAGAATTCTCCCGCGCGGCTCGGGCAGGAGAAACGGTAGTGGTCCGCGACACACACGCCGACCCGCGCGGTGAAGGTAAAGATTATACCGCGCTCGGAATCGGTGCGTTCCTGGTTGTGCCGTTTCACCGCAACGGCGTATGGACAAAATATCTGGCTGTAACCGATTCGCAACCCCGCGATTGGCGCGATGATGAAATCGAGCTTTTCCGCGAACTCGCCAACCGCATCTTCCCACGCCTGGATCGCGCCCTTGCCGAAGAGAGCCTGCGCGAGTCTGAAAAAAAGTACCGGTCGCTCTTCGAGTCGATGGATGAAGGGTATTTTCTTTGCGAGGTGCTGTACAACGAGGCTGGTGCACCGGCCGATGTCCTGTACATAAACGCAAACGAAGCCGCGGCGCAGATGGTGGGCCAGGATTTTACCGGACGGCGGCTGAAGGATATCAATCCCGATTATGAATCATACTGGTACGAGATCTTCAGCCGGGTTGCCGAAACGGGTCAGGCAGAGCGGCTACAGCAATATGCCGACCCGGATCAAAGGTGGTATGACTTTTATGTGTTTAAGGTCAGCGAAGCAGACAGCCGCATTGCCGTTATCTTTCAGGACATTACCGACCGCAAACGCCGGGAAGCGAATCTGGCGTTCCTGGTCGAAATTGCCGACGAGTTCGCGCGTCTGTCGTCTGCCGACGAGATCATGCAGGTTGTCGGGGTCAAAATTGGTCAGCACATGAACCTGGCTACCTGTAGCTTCCTCGATATTGACGAAACGCAGGAAAAGGCAATCATAGTCAGCTATTTCTGGGGGCAGCCAGGCGTACCCGTCCTGCTGGGGCAGTACCGTATGCGGGATTTTCTGACCGAAGAGTTTGAACTGATCTGCCGGGCCGG